The following nucleotide sequence is from bacterium.
GGTGCAGGTAGCCCAGGTGGGAGTCCACGCACGTGATGACCTCGCCGTTCGCCTTGACTTCGAGGCGCAGAACGCCGTGCGTGGATGGATGCTGCGGGCCGAAGTTGATCGTCAGCTCGTCGGTCGCGAGCGAGTCGGTGCGCCTGCGCAGCGTTTCGGTGGTGAACCGGTGCGTCATTCGGCGTCCTCCCCGGCCTTCGCCTTTCCCTTGCCGTCGCCCGAAAGCGCCTTGAGCATCTCCTCCTCGCGTTCTTTCAGGTTGCGGATGTTCATCGCAGGGTCAAGCTGGTAACTCTTGCGCAGCGGGTGGAAATCGCACGAATCCTCCATCAGTATTCTGCGCAAATCCGGATGCCCGGTGAACCGGACGCCGAACATATCGAAAACTTCGCGCTCCTGCCAGTCGGCCGAGCTGAACGCGTTCGCGAGCGACGGAACTTCGAGCGCGCCCTCGTCAAGGGGAACGTAAATTGCAAGCGTGTGCTTGTGCAGCAGGCTGGTGAAGTGGTAAACCATCATCACGCCCGGCGCGTCAAAACGCTCGTACGCCGTAACGTTGCGCAAATAGGTCAGGTCGAGTGCCGGGTCGGCCGCAAGAGCTTCCACAACGGACAACAGTTGTTCGGGCTTAAGCGCAAGCGAGCTTGCCTCCGCGTCGAACTGCGCGCCCGCCGGCAGGATCTTCACGATCCTGTCTTGCCCTTCACCGGCAATCGCAAATCCCTGAATCGCCAATACAATCGGCCTACTTGTTCGCCAGAATGAACCGCTCCGAGTCCTTCCGGAACGATTCCTGCTTCATCTTGCGCTGCACCATCAATATTCCGTCGAAAAGCGCCTCGGGGCGCGGCGGGCAGCCGGGCACGTATACGTCCACCGGGATGATCTTGTCTATCCCGCGCAGGACGCTGTAGCTGTCCCCGTGTATCCCGCCGCTTATCGCGCAGCTTCCCATCGCGATCACGTACTTGGGATCGGGCATCTGCTCGTAGAGCTTTTTCACCCTTCCCGCCATCTTGTAAGTCACCGTTCCCGCAACGATCATCAAATCGCTCTGCCGCGGGGAGGGGCGGAACACCTCGCTTCCGAACCGCGCGATGTCGAACCGCGCGGCCGAGCTGCATATCATCTCGATCGCGCAGCATGCCAGCCCCATCGTGAGCGGCCAGACCGAGTTGCCGCGCCCCCAGTTGAGCGCGGCCTCGACCGTGGTCAACACCACGTTATCTTCCGACGCTTTCACGCCGTCGATCAGACCCATTCGAACGCACCTTCTTTGTAGGCGAACCACCACGCAAGCAAGAGCAGCGCAAGGAAAAGCGCCATCTCGCCGAACGCGGGGAAGCCCAAAGCCTGGAAATAATCCGGCTCGATTCCGTACAAAAGTATCCGGTAAGCGGACGCCCACGGAAAGATGAACACGACGTCCACGTCGAAAACGAGGTAAACGATCGCCAGGACGTAAAACCGCGGGTTGAACTTGCCCCACGCCTGGCCCTGCGGCTCTTCGCCGCATTCGTACGTTGTGAGTTTGGAGAGCGCGATCCGGCTGGGCCGGATAATCCACGCGACCAGCAGCGCGACGCCCGTGAAGGCGATTCCCGCGAGCAGGAACAGCGCTACCCAGTTGTAGTCCTGATAAGGCAAAACGGCTCCGGTTGCTCCCCAAAAACGCGTCGAGGGCGCCTGGCGCCCCCAAAGCGGAAAAATGATATAGACCGCGCCGGACGCGTGTCAAGGAAATCGGGCGTCGCCGGCATTTGGCGAAGCTGTGTGAAAGTGCGTTACAAGCGCCCGGCCGATGTTTGTTACCGCCCGAAGGCCGCGATTCCCGAAAGCCCCGCCCGTTTTGGATCGGCGACAGGCCGCCCGGTGCAATCCCGAAGCCGCCTCAAATCAGGAAATACGCCAGCCCCGCCGCGATAAGCGCGCCCGAAAGCGTCGCCAGAAAGTTGACAACATGGTTGCGGTGCTCTTTGGACAGCCCGAGCCTAATCAGCAGCCCTTGCTCGATGGTCGCGCCGAGGACGCTGTCCATAAACGAGGCGGCGACGCCTGAAAAAGCGACCGCCGCTAGAATCGTTCCGCCGTCCAGTGCCGAATACCAAAGTTCGACAAGAGGCTTGAGCAGGAAAAACAGCCAATACGGAAGCTCGGGATAAACTTCGAACGTTCCCGCGAAGTAATAGGCCTTTCGAAGCAACTCCGACAACGCAATCCATCCGATAGCCGCCGCGGCCAACGCGCCCGCGATCGTGCCCGCGATGCTCACCGCGCCGTCCGTGCCCGGCGCGACGCGCGTTCCCGAAAACGGGCGCGTCACCAGGTAAGCCGGCGCGCGGAACGCCTTGCCGATCTCGCCCGCGACGGTGTCGGCCGCCGCGGCGGAAAGCGCGCCCGCGATGGCCATGGCAAGCGGAAACATCGCTTCCGGACTCATCTCGGTGTATTGGAAATCGGAAATCGAACTGACGACGACCGACAGGAATGCCGTTGCGGCCGCCACTCCCCCGTTTCCGAGCACGCTGCCCGCGCCGCGCCGCCCGCCCGGCGCGCGTCTTTGCCCGTTTTTTGGATTAAGGAGCTGGTTCAGCCTCGTCGCCGCCTCGCCCAAAACGACCATCGCGACCAGCGCGGGATAAAACTCCGGCGCGCCCCCGGCGAACGCGCATCCGACTGCGAACGCGGCTCCCGCGCCGCGCTTCGTGAGCACGCCAAGCCGCCATCCGGCGAGCGCCAGCAGCGCGGACAGCCCTGCAAGAAGCGGCAGCGTTTGCACGGGGATAGAGTAGCGCAAATAAGCCGGCAAATCCGGCAGGTACGCATTATTTGTTATCATTTCATCGCCATTCCGGCACGGGGTGCGGAAATGAAAACTCGGCTGGACGGATTGTTGCGCTCTCTTCCGGTTCCCGCTGTTGCGGCGGTACTGGTTTTCGCGCTGATAATAAATTTTTCCGACTCCCGCGTCGTGCTTGCGGGCGAGCCGCTGCCCACGGATGCGCCCCGGCACGTTCTTCTAATCGGATGGGACGGCGCTCAGCGCGAGCACGTCCGGGAGATGCTCGCCGCGGGCCTGCTGCCCAATCTTGCGCAGCTCGCGTCCGAAGGCGCGCTTCTCGACGTGGAT
It contains:
- a CDS encoding NADH-quinone oxidoreductase subunit C, with the translated sequence MKILPAGAQFDAEASSLALKPEQLLSVVEALAADPALDLTYLRNVTAYERFDAPGVMMVYHFTSLLHKHTLAIYVPLDEGALEVPSLANAFSSADWQEREVFDMFGVRFTGHPDLRRILMEDSCDFHPLRKSYQLDPAMNIRNLKEREEEMLKALSGDGKGKAKAGEDAE
- a CDS encoding NADH-quinone oxidoreductase subunit B, whose protein sequence is MGLIDGVKASEDNVVLTTVEAALNWGRGNSVWPLTMGLACCAIEMICSSAARFDIARFGSEVFRPSPRQSDLMIVAGTVTYKMAGRVKKLYEQMPDPKYVIAMGSCAISGGIHGDSYSVLRGIDKIIPVDVYVPGCPPRPEALFDGILMVQRKMKQESFRKDSERFILANK
- a CDS encoding NADH-quinone oxidoreductase subunit A, whose translation is MFLLAGIAFTGVALLVAWIIRPSRIALSKLTTYECGEEPQGQAWGKFNPRFYVLAIVYLVFDVDVVFIFPWASAYRILLYGIEPDYFQALGFPAFGEMALFLALLLLAWWFAYKEGAFEWV
- a CDS encoding DUF92 domain-containing protein — protein: MITNNAYLPDLPAYLRYSIPVQTLPLLAGLSALLALAGWRLGVLTKRGAGAAFAVGCAFAGGAPEFYPALVAMVVLGEAATRLNQLLNPKNGQRRAPGGRRGAGSVLGNGGVAAATAFLSVVVSSISDFQYTEMSPEAMFPLAMAIAGALSAAAADTVAGEIGKAFRAPAYLVTRPFSGTRVAPGTDGAVSIAGTIAGALAAAAIGWIALSELLRKAYYFAGTFEVYPELPYWLFFLLKPLVELWYSALDGGTILAAVAFSGVAASFMDSVLGATIEQGLLIRLGLSKEHRNHVVNFLATLSGALIAAGLAYFLI